A region of Nakaseomyces glabratus chromosome E, complete sequence DNA encodes the following proteins:
- the COF1 gene encoding cofilin (CAGL0E04048g~Cofilin, actin binding and severing protein; protein abundance decreased in ace2 mutant cells), with amino-acid sequence MSRSGVAVADESIQAFNDLKLGMKYKFVLFSLNDAKTEIVVKETSSDPSYDAFLEKLPENDCLYAVYDFEYQISESEGKRSKIVFFTWSPDTASVRPKMVYASSKDALKRALNGVAIEIQGTDFSEVSYEAVLEKVSRGAGSH; translated from the exons ATGTCCAGATCAGG TGTTGCCGTTGCCGATGAATCCATACAAGCCTTCAATGACTTGAAGCTAGGTATGAAGTACAAGTTCGTCTTGTTCAGTTTGAATGATGCTAAGACCGAAATTGTTGTCAAGGAAACCTCCTCTGACCCATCTTACGATGCTTTCTTGGAGAAACTACCAGAAAACGACTGTCTATACGCCGTCTACGATTTCGAATACCAAATCTCTGAAAGTGAAGGTAAGAGATCAAAGATTGTTTTCTTCACTTGGTCCCCAGACACTGCTTCTGTGAGACCAAAGATGGTGTACGCCTCATCCAAGGATGCTTTGAAGAGAGCCTTGAACGGTGTTGCTATTGAGATTCAAGGTACTGATTTCTCCGAAGTTTCTTATGAAGCTGTTCTAGAGAAGGTTAGCAGAGGTGCTGGTTCTCACTAA